TTCCCTAGTAGGACATCATATTGTTCCCAAGCCATTACTCGAAATAGGTAAAAACAAGCTTGAAAAAGCACAAAAGAAAGGCATCATTAACAGTTTCTACGTGTTCAACGCTGGAGATGATCTTGAGCTTCTCATGGTTCATGAGAAAGGTGAAAAAAACAGAGAAATTCACGCATTAGCTTGGGACACTTTTCAGACGGCTGCCGAGAAAGCGAAGGATTTGAAACTTTACGGGGCCGGGCAAGATCTGCTGAAAACAGCATTCAGTGGCAACGTTCGCGGTATGGGTCCAGGTGTAGCTGAGATGGAAATTGAAGAAAGAGGTTCGGACCCAATTATTGTATTTGCAGCAGACAAAACCTCAGCAGGCTCGTTTAACTATCCCATGTTTCGCATATTTGCCGATCCCATGAGCACAGCTGGACTTGTGATTGACTCAAACATGGTTGGCGGCTTCAAGTTTGAGGTTTTAGATTCAAAGGAGAACAAAAAAGTAGTTTTGAAATGCCCTGAAGAAATGTATGAACTTGTTGCCCTCCTCGGTACTAGCACTCGTTACAATGTTTCGCGTGTTTGGCGAGCTAAGGATGAGCTTCTGTGTGCTGTGACTAGCACCACGAAACTATCGCTTATCGCAGGCAAATATGTTGGAAAGGATGACCCAGTTGCTATCGTGAGGGCGCAGCATGGATTGCCTGCTGTAGGCGAAATGCTCGTGCCATTTCTTCACACATATTTTGTTGAGGGGTGGAT
The sequence above is a segment of the Candidatus Bathyarchaeota archaeon genome. Coding sequences within it:
- a CDS encoding fructose-1,6-bisphosphatase; this encodes MKTTISIIKCDVGSLVGHHIVPKPLLEIGKNKLEKAQKKGIINSFYVFNAGDDLELLMVHEKGEKNREIHALAWDTFQTAAEKAKDLKLYGAGQDLLKTAFSGNVRGMGPGVAEMEIEERGSDPIIVFAADKTSAGSFNYPMFRIFADPMSTAGLVIDSNMVGGFKFEVLDSKENKKVVLKCPEEMYELVALLGTSTRYNVSRVWRAKDELLCAVTSTTKLSLIAGKYVGKDDPVAIVRAQHGLPAVGEMLVPFLHTYFVEGWMRGSHWGPLMPVGLKDSKCTAFDGPPRMVAVGFQVCNGGIASDKNGSPMIRDIFDDPAFDMARRE